One segment of Antennarius striatus isolate MH-2024 chromosome 5, ASM4005453v1, whole genome shotgun sequence DNA contains the following:
- the si:ch73-267c23.10 gene encoding serine incorporator 1 has protein sequence MGAVLGAFSVASWVPCLCSSATCLMCSCCPSTRNSTVTRIIYASILLLGTIVACIMLSPGVDQQLKRIPDFCEDGTSSSFPSMQVNCDMFVGYKAVYRVCFGMSMWFLGFSILMINVKNSRDPRAAVHNGFWFFKFAALVAVTAGAFYIPDRPFTYTWFVMGSAGAFFFILIQLVLLVDFAHSWNESWVEKMETGNSRLWYAALLGVTILNYILSFIAVVLFFVFYTKPDGCFINKTFISVNMLLCIVASVVSVLHKVQDSQPRSGLLQSSIITLYTMFLTWSAMTNEPDRECNPSLLSIFQQITSPTLTPLQIENQTAVVILGTEEPVSTSPYLQWWDAQSIVGLAIFVLCILYSSIRSSSTSQVNKLTMASKDSVILAEGGSSTDVSEESTGPRRAEDNERDMVQYSYSFFHFMLFLASLYIMMTLTNWYSPDADYTITSKWPAVWVKISSSWVCLSLYIWTLVAPMILTNREFS, from the exons ATGGGGGCCGTCCTGGGGGCCTTTTCCGTCGCCAGCTGG GTGCCATGTCTGTGCAGCAGCGCCACCTGTCTGATGTGCAGCTGCTGTCCGAGCACCAGGAACTCCACAGTGACCAGAATCATCTACGCGTCCATCTTACTGCTGGGGACCATCGTGGCCTGCATCATGTTGTCTCCTGGCGTCGATCAACAGCTAAAAAGA ATTCCAGACTTCTGTGAGGACGGGACCAGCTCCTCGTTCCCCAGCATGCAGGTCAACTGCGACATGTTCGTGGGCTACAAGGCGGTGTACCGGGTCTGCTTTGGCATGAGCATGTGGTTCCTCGGGTTTTCCATTCTTATGATTAATGTGAAGAACAGCAGAGACCCCCGCGCTGCCGTCCACAACGG GTTCTGGTTCTTTAAGTTTGCGGCCTTGGTGGCAGTGACAGCTGGTGCCTTTTACATTCCAGACAGGCCTTTTACCTACA CATGGTTCGTCATGGGTTCTGCTGGGGCCTTCTTCTTCATTCTGATCcagctggtgctgctggtggacTTTGCCCACTCCTGGAATGAGTCCTGGGTGGAAAAGATGGAGACTGGTAACTCCAGGCTCTGGTATGCAG CTTTGCTGGGGGTCACAATCCTCAACTACATCCTGTCGTTTATCGCTGTCGTGCTGTTCTTCGTTTTCTACACCAAGCCTGATGGATGCTTCATCAACAAGACCTTCATCAGCGTCAACATGCTGCTCTGCATAGTGGCGTCAGTCGTGTCTGTGCTGCATAAAGTACAA GATTCTCAGCCACGTTCTGGTCTTCTCCAGTCCTCCATCATCACCCTGTATACCATGTTTCTGACCTGGTCTGCCATGACCAACGAGCCTG acCGAGAATGTAACCCCAGCCTGCTGAGTATCTTCCAGCAGATCACGAGCCCCACGCTGACCCCACTGCAAATAGAAAATCAGACGGCTGTGGTGATCCTTGGCACAGAGGAACCGGTCTCGACGTCCCCGTACCTGCAGTGGTGGGACGCCCAGAGTATTGTGGGGCTTGCCATATTCGTTCTGTGCATCCTTTACTCTAG CATCCGTTCCTCCAGCACCAGTCAGGTGAACAAGTTGACCATGGCCTCCAAAGACTCGGTCATCCTGGCCGAGGGCGGCAGCAGCACCGACGTCTCCGAGGAGTCGACCGGACCCCGACGGGCAGAGGACAACGAGAGAGACATGGTCCAATACAGCTACTCCTTCTTCCACTTCATGCTCTTCCTGGCCTCACTTTATATCATGATGACCCTCACAAACTGGTACAG CCCTGATGCTGACTACACCATCACCAGCAAATGGCCAGCGGTGTGGGTGAAGATCTCGTCCAGCTGGGTGTGTTTGTCCCTCTATATCTGGACCCTGGTGGCTCCCATGATCCTCACCAACCGAGAATTCAGCTGA
- the LOC137595614 gene encoding odorant receptor 131-2-like translates to MSEFTPVNERVVSLRLPSWGQVSHCCFGLRAKWQSGMPGLLGVTGRAQGYKKTSPHPDVEHCSQVSTASCHTCTDFTLHELLFVIRVPHLCPNDAADMNTTAIPKFPSRSPDPLSKALTKNLVVVLLGVSITCIGASFLHAFSKHQTLYLNPRYILFIHLVLNDMIHVMLTVILFVISYTLYKINFSICCIIILIIRFATENTPLNVACMAIECYIAVCLPLRHSGICTIKKTFILIGLIWVTSLSVVLPDLFVTLAMQPLDFFHSQFACNMEIVFPSPVLIKKKYIIHSLFLVIVWFTIFYTYFRILFTARAASKDSKKARNTIILHGFQVLLCMTTYVGPHLLDVVQRWFLLNYLDSLFAFYIIVHVLPRSISPIIYGVRDETFRKYLKKNMLCFWADYSEACKLLMTLSSSHASLLILFQITSVLSSHY, encoded by the exons ATGtcggagttcaccccggtgaacgagagggtcgtgTCCCTGCGCCTTCCgagttggggacaggtgtctcactgttgtttcggccTAAGGGCCAAATGGCAGAGCGGAAtgcccggccttcttggagtcactgggaggg CACAGGGGTATAAAAAGACGTCCCCACACCCTGATGTGGAACACTGTAGTCAGGTGAGTACCGCCTCCTGTCATACCTGCACAGACTTCACGCTACACGAGCTTCTGTTTGTCATAcgtgttcctcacctgtgtcccaACGATG ctGCAGACATGAACACCACTGCCATTCCCAAATTCCCTAGTCGGTCTCCAGACCCTTTGTCCAAAGCTTTGACCAAGAATCTTGTGGTTGTTCTTCTTGGAGTCTCAATCACCTGCATTGGTGCAAGCTTCCTTCATGCCTTCAGCAAACATCAG ACCTTGTACCTGAATCCACGATATATACTCTTCATCCACCTGGTTCTTAACGACATGATCCATGTGATGCTGACCGTCATCCTCTTCGTCATCAGCTACACCCTCTACAAAATCAATTTCTCCAtctgctgtatcatcatcctgATCATTCGTTTTGCCACAGAGAACACTCCTCTGAATGTGGCGTGCATGGCCATAGAGTGCTACATCGCCGTCTGCTTACCTCTACGCCACAGCGGGATCTGCACCATCAAGAAAACTTTTATTCTCATTGGTCTGATATGGGTGACGAGCTTGTCTGTGGTTCTTCCTGATCTGTTTGTCACCTTGGCAATGCAGCCTCTGGACTTCTTCCATTCCCAATTTGCTTGCAATATGGAAATTGTCTTCCCAAGCCCTGTCCTCATCAAGAAAAAGTACATCATTCACTCTTTGTTTCTAGTCATTGTTTGGTTCACTATCTTTTACACGTACTTCAGAATTCTGTTCACTGCAAGAGCCGCTAGTAAAGACAGTAAgaaggccagaaacaccatcatcctccatggtttccaggtCTTGTTGTGTATGACCACATATGTCGGGCCACATTTATTGGATGTTGTCCAGCGATGGTTTCTGTTAAATTACTTAGATTCTCTTTTTGCTTTCTATATTATCGTGCACGTACTGCCACGAtccatcagtccaatcatctaCGGCGTACGAGATGAGACCTTCAGgaagtacctgaagaagaacatgTTGT GCTTCTGGGCTGATTACTCTGAAGCCTGTAAGCTTCTGATGACTCTCAGCAGTAGCCATGCTTCCTTGTTGATTCTCTTTCAGATCACTTCCGTTTTG agctcccactattaa